The genomic stretch TTCAAGCCCGAGGGGAGTTCTTCGAGGTCGTATACCTTCTCGCTCAAAGTCGGCTCTTTCTTGATCCGGGGTTGAGGCTCGACCGAGGGCTGGATGGTTGCAGGAGACTTTCCGGCCACAGGTTGAGGAATGTTCCGCGCCTCTTTCCCGGGTGCGGGTGTTGAAGGAAGGTTTTGGGTTTCCTTCCCGGTGGTCATAGCGGCAGCGGCGGGGCTGTTTTTTTTCGGCAGGTCTTCTTTGGCCTCGGCCGCCGGGTTTGGTCTGTTTTTTCCGGCCAGGACCGGCGGGGGAAGGCTGGTCGGTTGAACCGCATAGGGCCGGGCCGAAGGGGCTTTCTCTTTCGCCCGCCAGGGGGTTATCCACCAAACCATAAGCCCGGCATTGAGAAGCAGCGCAATGATGAGGAGATAAAGCCCAATCGGCCTTTCCTTTGGTCCAGGCCCGGTTTTTTCCAAAAAGGTCAGCCTTTTCAGCGGAGCCTCCTGCTCCCGCTTCTGCTCGGCCTTTTTCAATGCCTCAAGGATATAAGACATGCTTAAGGGTTCCCTTTTGCCGTATAAAGGACCGGGTCCCCATTGCCGGCAGCAGCCATTAAAGGCATGATAGTCCGAGGCCCCACGATTCCGTCCGGGGTCAGGCCTATGGACAATTGGAATTTTTGTAATTGTCTTAAAACCTCACCGTCGTAAATCTGATCCTGCCCGGCCGACACGACCCGTCCCTGGGTCAGCGTCAAATGCCGTTCGAGCCAGGCCACCATGGACCCGCGGCTTCCCGGTTTAAGGTCTTGCTGATACTCCTGAGGCACCCGCCAAAGGAGAAGATAATCCCCGGACCAGCGACCGATAATTTCTTTCAGATCAACGGTCCTGGTCTCGTTCCCGATAACAAGAGTGGCCGTTTCTCCCTGCAAGGAAGTCAAGGTAGCATAATATTCAATCTCTTTTTCATCTAAAAGCGTCAGGACCGCAGGTTTATTCATCTGCCGGAGGGTGGTGAGACTCCCTTTGCCTTTCAGGCAGCGCAGACCCTGTGCCCTAGCCTGTTCACAGATATCCCCCTTTGGATATTGGAGGTGCCATTGCCTGAAAAGGGCCAGGTAGGCCGCCTTTTTGGCGCTTTCACCCGACTGATCAGCCGGCCGCCTGAGGTCGGCCTTTCTTTGGGGGGGGCCCCCCACCTTTGGAGCAAGGGCTTGGGCGGCCGGTCGGACCGGGGTCTTGAACAAAGGCCATGATCCGTAGAGGGTATAGACGATGCCAAGGGCCGACAGGAGAACCAGGAGAAAACCAGCCAGCAGGGATTGAAAGATTACGGGACTTAGACCTCGACGGATTTTTTCACCGGTTATTTCACGGGCGGCCGTTGCCAGGGTTTTTTTATCAACCCGGTCTTTCCCCTGAACGAAGGCCCCCAGCAGGGCCCTTTCGCATATTACATTGATCAATCTCGGGACTCCACCACTCAACCGGACCAGCTTTTTTAATGTCGGGGATGGGAATAATCGGTCATGGGCCAGCCCGGATAGAGACAAACGATAATTCACATAACCGGGGATTTCTGCCCTGGAGAGGGGACCGAGGTGATACCGGGCCGTTACCCGCTGCGAAAGCTGGCGAAGCTGAGGTTGTAACAACAATTCTCTGAGTTCCGGTTGTCCGATCATGACCACCTGGAGGAGTTTATGCTCCCTGGTTTCGAGGTTGGTCAGCAAGCGGATCTGCTCGAGCACATCCGGTTTCAGGTTCTGGGCTTCTTCCAGGATGAGAACGGCCCGACGGCCTTTGGCATGGACATCAAGGAGATATTCGTTGATGCGGGTTATAAAGACCTTGATACTTTGGTTTCCTTCGGGGTAACGGATTCCGAATTCATCGCAGATCGTGGCTAACAGTTCCAGGGCAGTCAACTTCGGGTTCAGGATAAAGGCCACCTCGATGTCTTCGGGCAAAAGTTCAATCAATCGGCGGCAGGCTGTTGTTTTACCGGTCCCGACATCACCGGTCAGCAAAACAAACCCGACATTACTTTCAATGCCATAGAGCAGATGGGCCAGGGCCTCCTGATGTCCGGCACTCATGAAAAAATAATGGGGGTCCGGAACGATGGAAAAAGGCTTTTGGGTAAGACCGAAATAATCCTCGTACATCAGGACCCCATCTTCGAGCAGGATTGGCTTTGTTTTTTTCTAAGAGGCTTGCTTTTGCATTGAAACAGTATAAAATAAGCCCGAATCGAGAGTCAAGGAGAAAGGTATTTATGGCGGTATCAAAAAAAGACGATTTATCCCAATGGGTCTGGGGGAAACAAGCTGTCCTGGAAATTCTCAAGGTCCGTCCAACGAAAGTCAGAGAGGTTATCATGGGCCCGCCGGCCCAGGACCTGCTTCGAGGGGAGATATTCGCATTGTGCACCCAAGCCGGGATACCGGTGACGCTCAAAGAAAGAAAGCAGATCGACCGCCTGCTGCCGGTGCCGGCCCATCAGGCCGTGGTTGCCCGTTTAAAAACCGTTACCCCTTTTGAATCCCTGGAAAGCCTGCTCACCCGGGTCGGCCCTGACCAAACGCCGCCTCCGGTTTTATTAGCCGTTGACCATATCCAGGATCCCCAGAATTTGGGGGCCATGATTCGAACCGCCCACTCAACCGGAGTCCAGGGGATTATTCTGCCCAAGGACCGCTCCTGTCCGATCTCGGGAACGGTCCGTAAGGCAGCGGCCGGGGCCCTGGAGCACATGCCTTTGGTCCAGGCTACCAACCTGGTCCGCTCCCTGGAGAACCTCAAAGAAAAGGGCTTCTGGGTCCTCAGCCTGGAGGCCGGTTCCCCGGTCTCGGTCTACGGCCTGGACCTCCGGGTGCCTCTGGTGGTGGTGGTGGGCGGGGAATCGAAAGGGGTCAGCCTTTTAGTAAAGAAACACTCCGATTGGCTGGCCTCCATCCCCATGCAGGGCCGTGTTTCCTCCCTGAATGCCTCCGTGGCCTGCGCTGTGGTCCTGTATGAGATCCTGCGGCAGCGTCTCGGCTGATCCCTATTCCGCCGAAACAAGCCGGCCGACCTTCCGGGGACGGCCAAATTCCCGGCCCCGGCCTAATTTTTTAACTCCCCTGTTAGGACTTGACTTTTCACCCTGAGCGATATTAAATAACTGAAAAACGAACGAACGCTCGGATTAAAAATGTCGATCAGGAGGCAGCGCAAATGGAATTTCAAAACATCCTGTACGTCAAGCAAGGACCTATCGCCATTCTCACCCTGAACCGTCCGCCGACCAATTCGATAAACCTGGCCACTTTGCTGGACATCGATAAGGCCCTCGATGAGGTGGAGCAGGACAAGGAAGTGAGGGTGCTCATTGTAACGGGCGCCGGAGACAAAGGGTTTTCGGCCGGCTTTGATATTACCGATGCGGCCAATGCCGATAAGACCGGAGCCAAGGGGCAGGAGGTCTGGACCCGGATCGACCGATTTACCAAACCGGTTATTGCCGCTATCAACGGCTATGCCTTCGGCGGCGGCTGCGAGCTGGCCATGGCCTCGACCTTCAGGGTCATGCAGGAAAATGCCAAGATCGGCCTTACGGAACTCAATCTGGGGATTATTCCGGGTTGGGGCGGGACCCAGAGGATGCCCCGAATTTTAGGAAAGTCGAAGGCCCTGGAACTCATTCTCTTCAGCAAACGCCTGCCGGCCCAGGAGGCCCTGGCCATCGGCTTGGTGGACCGGGTTTCCAAGGTGGGCGAATTGATGAAAGAGGTAATGGAAATGGCCGAATTCCTGGCCACCCGGCCGCCGTTAGCCGTTCGGGCTGTTTTAAAGGCCGTCAATGCCGGGATCGAGAAAGGGCTTGACGAGGGGACCAGGGTGGAATTGGAGGGTACCCAGTTGGTATCAAAATCAAGTGACGCCATTGAAGGCTTTACGGCTTTTATGCAAAAGCGGAGGCCTGTTTTTAAAGGGGAATAAACAATTCTTATCCGGAAAAATCCAAGATTTCCGGATAGAGCTTACAGCCGTCAACGATCAGGATTTAGCAAACTATTAACAATGATGGTCTCGTAGAAAGTCGTCATTCCCGCGCAGGCGCGAATCCAGGGCAGGATCGGGCGAACTGACACGTGGTCAAAAAGTCATTCCCGCGCAGGCGGGAATCCAGGACATGCATAAGTAATTAAAACCACTGGATTCCCGTTTTCACGGGAATGACGAAAATAGGAACTTCAGATTTTTTACGAATCCAGCAATAATAAAGGTTTTGCTGAAAGCTAAAAACTGATGGCTGACTGCTCCCAAAGAAAGGATAATACGATGAAAACAGAAGACGTCAAAAAAATCGCCATGATCGGCGCCGGGGATATGGGACACGGGATTGCCGCCTGTTGTCTCCTGGGCGGCTATATCGTAGTGCTCCGGGATATTGAGCAGAAATTTGTCGACCGGGGAATGGCCGGTATCAAAAACAGCTTCAATAAATTCAAGGAGAAAGGGAAGATAACCCCCCAGGCCTATGAAGATGCCCTGGGCCGGCTGATCCCCATGGTCGATCTGGAAGCGGCCGTAAAGGACGCCGACTTTATCATCGAGGCCGTCCCGGAAAAACTGGAACTCAAGAAAAGCGTCTTTACCAGCCTGGATAAATTCGCTCCCAAGCAGGCTATCCTGGCCTCCAATACTTCTAATATCAGTATCACCGAAATCGCCAAGGCGACCAACCGGCCGGACAAGGTCATCGGCTATCATTTTTTCAACCCGGCTATCCTGATGAAACTGGTGGAAGTCACCAAAGGGGCCGAGTCCTCCGACGAATCGATTCAAATCGGCTACGAGATCGCCAAGAAGATCGGAAAGGTCCCGGTGATCGTCAAAAAAGACTCGCCGGGGTTTATTTACAACCGGGTCAATGAACCCACCCTGGTCTTTCTTTCCAAAATACTGGAAGCCGGACACCCCACGCCCGAGGAATTCGATGCGGCTTTGAAGCCTTTGATGCCCATGACCCCCTTTGAATTGATGGACTACGTGGGCATCGATATCGCCGTCCACGGTCTGGAATATTTCGCTCAGGTCCTGTCCCCGGACTACAAGCCTTCTGAGGCCTTAAGATCGTATTTGACTTCGGGAAATCTGGGCAAGAAGTCCGGTAAGGGATTCTACGACTGGTCTCAGGGCCGGCCCAAGATCGATCTTTCCAAGGCTACCAAAGAATTCGATGTCAATCACCTGATCGCCCTGCAGGTCAATGAGGCCACCAAACTCCTGGAAGAAGGGGTCGCTGATGACCCCAAGGAAATCGACCTGGCCCTGGCCAACGGCGGCGGCTCTCCCTTCGGTCCTTTTGCCCTGGCCCAGGGGATCGGCTACACGGTCCTTCTGGCCAAACTGGAAGAGGTCTACAGACAGTTTCCCCTGGAAATCTTCAAGGCTACGAAGACCATGAAAGAGGGAGCGATTAAAGTGTGATGAGAATAATTCTTGCCCCCCTTCACTTTTTCATAACTAATAAAATTGTTAGACCAGTTTTCTGAAAGTGAATGGGGGCAAGGGGAATAATTGCCTTGACTTCCTCTTTTCCGCCGTGTTAAAAAAATGAAAACGAACGAGCGCTCGGAAAAGAGATGAGAGAAGTCCAGACGAACATTAAAAACAAGGAAAAGGTTTCCAAACGGCGCCGGCAGATCATCGACGCCGCCTCCAAACTCTTTTTTGAAAAAGGTTTTGATCAAACGACCATGCGGGAGATTTCCCATTTCTCCGGCCTGACCATCGGCAGTTTATACGATTATGTCCGAAGCAAAGACGATATCCTGGTCCTAGTTTACAAGGATGTGGTGCAACGCTTTCGTCTCAGCATAACCGAAAAGGGAGAAGAAGATTGGGAGGCCGCCCCTGAAAATTTTGAAACCCTTTTGCGCCGGTTTATGGAGCTGATGTATGAAATGTCCAAGGCCATCCAGCTCCTTTACCGGGAATCCTGGACCAAACGCAAGGATGTGCACCTGCAATTGAAGGAGATCGACCGGGAAAATGTTGAGCGCTTTAAGCATCTCCTTTTAAAGGGAAATCGGATGGGCTGTTTCAAGTTGAAAAACCCTGCGGTTACGGCTGATCTGATCTTCCTGTCTCTGGCCCTTCCGGCCCTGCGGGAATGGAGCCTGCGCAATATCAAACGGGAGCAGGTCATCGACACGGTGGTGAGGTTTATCATGCAGGGCTTGTCCGCTGAAAAACCAGAGAGGGCTTCCCTGGCCGGGCAATATTCAGACGCCGACCGCCTAAGGGATATCGATGAAGAAGATAAGGCTTCCCTATAAATTAATCCGAGAGGTCAAGGGGTTTCTGGATGAAGAAGAGGGCTTGTTCCTCTATCAGGCCGCCCGGGAAGCCTCGCTTAAAGGGCCTTGCCTGGAGATCGGCAGTTATTGCGGCAAGTCCGGGATCTATCTTGGGTTGGGCTGCCGGGAGCACGGGGGTGTTTTGTTTTCCATCGATCATCACCGGGGCTCGGAAGAACAGCAGCCGGATCAGGAGTATTTCGACCACGATTTGCTGGACCCGGCAAGCGGGCGCATCGACACCTTCCCCTTCTTCAGGCGGACCGTTGAGCAGGCCGGCCTGGAAGATACGATCGTGCCCATGGTCTGCAAATCGTCCCTGGCGGCCCGTTTCTGGTCGACACCCCTCAGCCTGATCTTTATCGATGGCGGCCACGCCCTGGAAACGGTCCTGACGGATTACAACTGTTGGGTGGGCCACCTGATGCCCGGCGGCCGTCTGCTGATCCACGATCTCTTCGAAGACCCGGTCCAGGGCGGACAGGCCCCGTTTCGGGCGTATCAGTTGGCCCTGGCCTCGGGGTTGTTCGTCGAGCTGCCCAGGGTCAAGACCCTGGGGGTGCTCAAACGACGGACCCCGGATGAAATCCCTTGATCTTCCAGCAAAGTTACCCCTTCTCTGCTTTCTTCCAGTAATTGGGCAAAATGGAAAATTGGAAAATCAGAGGAGTACAAACGATATTTCTTAACCAACAGGTCTTTTGGAGGGACTCCTATCAAAGTAAACTAAAAACTTGTCAATCACTTCCTGGTCTTCAAATAATGCTAATAATCCGCATCATCCCCTGACACTTGGGGCAGGTCAGGGAATCAATCACATATATCTTCTGAATTGAATCAACCTGGCCCAATTCCGGTTGGGTCTGGCCTTCTCATCCGGTTCTACGACACAGGGGATTAGACCATCGGAATTTTCCTTTTGACGATGCCCCGGGAAACTAAAATTTCTATAGGTGCTGCTCTCTTTTTGCGACTGGGTGCGGTGCAGTTTATCTCGACGTGGGGACCGAGTTACCCCCTCAGGGACTTTCGAAAAGCTTCGTAATCCTCCTCAGAGATCAGCTTTATGTGGTAATCGCTGTCTCCGTAAAGCAAATCGTCAAAGGAGTTGATGCCATTGAGCCATTCGGCGATGATATAGGCGTCCCGTTTTGTAACAAATACTTGTGCGTCTTCGAAGTCCGAGTCGTGAACGGGCAAACTAAACGTTTCAATTTTGCGCCCATTTAAATTAGCAATAAAATAGTTGCCTCTCCAATAGTCTAAGCCCATGTACGAGCCCGGCTCACTTGAAGAAGGTGTTCTGCCTATGAGTAGCTCATAACTTGTATCGACGCTTCCGCCCACACCGATAGAGATTCGAATAATCCGGAACACTGCAATGCCAAGATTCTCATAGTTTATAAAGAAGTCTTTATAGAAACGCTGTAAGATATCAATATTATCCTCTTTGCTCAGTTCAAGTTCAATCTCGTCCCACGAACAAAGACTCACCGAGAAATAGCCATCTTTCATGTATTTTTCCGACTGTACCCTTACAAACTCTTGTAAAGCCTCGTCTCGCCGGGCGGTAGTGGCAAAGACGAGCTCGGTCAGACGCGGATTGAAATCCTTAGCGCTCTTGACGTCGTCCAGGATGTCTGTTTCAGTCAGAACACCTCCGGTTCTTACCTTGCATTGAACTCCTATCCATTCCTCAGTTCTATTTCTTCTCCCGAATAAGTCAACTCCTTTCTGGCGCTGACCTCGCCGTCCGTTCAATTGAGTGTTTGGGTCTTTGAGAATGCGTTTCCAAAGAGCTAAACAAAACTCTTGAAACACAGTTTCATCTTTAAGTGGAAATACCTGAAGGTCCCTAAGTCTCAGCGCCACTGGTTCCTCCTCGTGGAATGCTTCGATGATCGCTACGGAATTGCCATGAGTCCAGATGAGATAAGCGTGCATGTGGTCGAACTCTCCCGCAAGTAGCTTAATTGTCTCGATAGTCTCATGTCAGGATCAGTGCTAAAGCGAGCCGCACGCAATGTGTTGATGCCAGGGTCCAATTTTGCCCTGAACAACGTGCTACATTTTGACAATTGCGCAATGGTAAGATTCTGAGCTCCTCGTAACAAAATGATAAGACTTAGCTTTTTTAAGAAAGAAGTATAAAAGAAGGAAAAGCCAGAGTCAAGGTGAAACATACGGAATGTACCAAATTTAGGAATAGGGCAGTTGATTATCTCCATTACAAATCGAAATAGTTGATTTTTAGTCTAACTCAGACTCTCAACTTGTAGGTGACATCGTTATATTGGGGGGGTGGAGAGGTAATTTTAGTGAAGATTTGAGAGTTCCTTTCCTGGAGTCCTCAACCGCCCATTCGGAAAAAATAGAAATGTACAGACCGTGATCGCAGATAAAAAGGCCCTGATATTGGGAAATAGAATCTATTTTAATTCTTGCTTGAAATCAGGGAGCTCTAAGAGCCTTGGCCATTATAGGTGGATAGATAATAAGCCAGCTATACCCGGTGAAGAAAAGTTGTTTTTAAAAAATCGATCACTTGAACCCTCGAATCCTCGACCCCTTCCACTATTAACCGGTCTTATAAAAATAACAAATTTAAGTGGTTTCTCTTTTTAGAATTTTCTATTTCATTGAAAATGTTAAAACTTTTTGATATCATCCAGAAAACTGTTCAATAATTTGTTGGGCCAAA from Deltaproteobacteria bacterium encodes the following:
- a CDS encoding general secretion pathway protein GspB, producing the protein MSYILEALKKAEQKREQEAPLKRLTFLEKTGPGPKERPIGLYLLIIALLLNAGLMVWWITPWRAKEKAPSARPYAVQPTSLPPPVLAGKNRPNPAAEAKEDLPKKNSPAAAAMTTGKETQNLPSTPAPGKEARNIPQPVAGKSPATIQPSVEPQPRIKKEPTLSEKVYDLEELPSGLKNALPEIKVSAHVYNQERQNRMVRVNERILQEGQELSPGLKVEEIVSGGIIFSFQGYRFHFGL
- a CDS encoding AAA family ATPase, with translation MYEDYFGLTQKPFSIVPDPHYFFMSAGHQEALAHLLYGIESNVGFVLLTGDVGTGKTTACRRLIELLPEDIEVAFILNPKLTALELLATICDEFGIRYPEGNQSIKVFITRINEYLLDVHAKGRRAVLILEEAQNLKPDVLEQIRLLTNLETREHKLLQVVMIGQPELRELLLQPQLRQLSQRVTARYHLGPLSRAEIPGYVNYRLSLSGLAHDRLFPSPTLKKLVRLSGGVPRLINVICERALLGAFVQGKDRVDKKTLATAAREITGEKIRRGLSPVIFQSLLAGFLLVLLSALGIVYTLYGSWPLFKTPVRPAAQALAPKVGGPPQRKADLRRPADQSGESAKKAAYLALFRQWHLQYPKGDICEQARAQGLRCLKGKGSLTTLRQMNKPAVLTLLDEKEIEYYATLTSLQGETATLVIGNETRTVDLKEIIGRWSGDYLLLWRVPQEYQQDLKPGSRGSMVAWLERHLTLTQGRVVSAGQDQIYDGEVLRQLQKFQLSIGLTPDGIVGPRTIMPLMAAAGNGDPVLYTAKGNP
- the rlmB gene encoding 23S rRNA (guanosine(2251)-2'-O)-methyltransferase RlmB → MAVSKKDDLSQWVWGKQAVLEILKVRPTKVREVIMGPPAQDLLRGEIFALCTQAGIPVTLKERKQIDRLLPVPAHQAVVARLKTVTPFESLESLLTRVGPDQTPPPVLLAVDHIQDPQNLGAMIRTAHSTGVQGIILPKDRSCPISGTVRKAAAGALEHMPLVQATNLVRSLENLKEKGFWVLSLEAGSPVSVYGLDLRVPLVVVVGGESKGVSLLVKKHSDWLASIPMQGRVSSLNASVACAVVLYEILRQRLG
- a CDS encoding enoyl-CoA hydratase/isomerase family protein, with translation MEFQNILYVKQGPIAILTLNRPPTNSINLATLLDIDKALDEVEQDKEVRVLIVTGAGDKGFSAGFDITDAANADKTGAKGQEVWTRIDRFTKPVIAAINGYAFGGGCELAMASTFRVMQENAKIGLTELNLGIIPGWGGTQRMPRILGKSKALELILFSKRLPAQEALAIGLVDRVSKVGELMKEVMEMAEFLATRPPLAVRAVLKAVNAGIEKGLDEGTRVELEGTQLVSKSSDAIEGFTAFMQKRRPVFKGE
- a CDS encoding 3-hydroxyacyl-CoA dehydrogenase family protein, with protein sequence MKTEDVKKIAMIGAGDMGHGIAACCLLGGYIVVLRDIEQKFVDRGMAGIKNSFNKFKEKGKITPQAYEDALGRLIPMVDLEAAVKDADFIIEAVPEKLELKKSVFTSLDKFAPKQAILASNTSNISITEIAKATNRPDKVIGYHFFNPAILMKLVEVTKGAESSDESIQIGYEIAKKIGKVPVIVKKDSPGFIYNRVNEPTLVFLSKILEAGHPTPEEFDAALKPLMPMTPFELMDYVGIDIAVHGLEYFAQVLSPDYKPSEALRSYLTSGNLGKKSGKGFYDWSQGRPKIDLSKATKEFDVNHLIALQVNEATKLLEEGVADDPKEIDLALANGGGSPFGPFALAQGIGYTVLLAKLEEVYRQFPLEIFKATKTMKEGAIKV
- a CDS encoding TetR/AcrR family transcriptional regulator, coding for MREVQTNIKNKEKVSKRRRQIIDAASKLFFEKGFDQTTMREISHFSGLTIGSLYDYVRSKDDILVLVYKDVVQRFRLSITEKGEEDWEAAPENFETLLRRFMELMYEMSKAIQLLYRESWTKRKDVHLQLKEIDRENVERFKHLLLKGNRMGCFKLKNPAVTADLIFLSLALPALREWSLRNIKREQVIDTVVRFIMQGLSAEKPERASLAGQYSDADRLRDIDEEDKASL
- a CDS encoding class I SAM-dependent methyltransferase produces the protein MKKIRLPYKLIREVKGFLDEEEGLFLYQAAREASLKGPCLEIGSYCGKSGIYLGLGCREHGGVLFSIDHHRGSEEQQPDQEYFDHDLLDPASGRIDTFPFFRRTVEQAGLEDTIVPMVCKSSLAARFWSTPLSLIFIDGGHALETVLTDYNCWVGHLMPGGRLLIHDLFEDPVQGGQAPFRAYQLALASGLFVELPRVKTLGVLKRRTPDEIP